Proteins from a genomic interval of Clostridium sp. 'deep sea':
- a CDS encoding ABC transporter ATP-binding protein, whose amino-acid sequence MNKVIELKGIVKKFGPVYANDHVDFDLFKGEVHAILGENGAGKSSLMNVIAGVYQPDEGEIVMNGERVTIPSPRHSIDMGIGMIHQHFKLVESHTVLENMVAGLKSSFFINRKKLGQHIQEISQKYGLEISPFTEVSLLSVAEKQRVEILKVLYRGAKVLILDEPTAVLTPQESNKLFKIINSLKADGHSIIFISHKLDEVIEICDRITVLRKGKYICTLNNENLSPRELTNQMVGKAVELQIDRPKVKGKNTILEVKDLTVYRKNKSKALKNLFFKLKQGEILGVAGVAGSGQKELCEAIAGLQPHLEGEIKFKSEDICGKSPREIINLGISMSFVPEDRLGMGLVAGMDIVDNVLLKSYLNQPGLFVNRNEAKTEALRLIKKLNIDTPSATTKVSKLSGGNIQKVLLGREIELQPELIITAYPARGLDIGSAHKIYDLLNEQKIRGNGIIFIGEDLDVLLQLADKIMVLCDGEVTGIVNPQEVTREDLGYMMAGKRLERGNVS is encoded by the coding sequence ATGAATAAAGTTATTGAGCTAAAAGGTATTGTTAAAAAGTTTGGACCTGTTTATGCCAATGACCATGTTGATTTTGATTTATTTAAAGGTGAAGTGCACGCTATTCTTGGCGAAAATGGTGCTGGAAAATCATCATTAATGAATGTAATAGCTGGAGTGTACCAACCAGATGAAGGTGAAATAGTTATGAACGGAGAGAGGGTTACGATACCCTCTCCTCGTCATTCTATTGACATGGGAATTGGAATGATTCACCAACACTTTAAGCTAGTAGAGAGTCATACGGTTTTAGAAAATATGGTTGCTGGACTTAAAAGTTCTTTTTTCATTAACCGTAAAAAACTTGGTCAACATATTCAAGAAATTTCTCAGAAATATGGATTAGAAATAAGTCCTTTTACAGAAGTAAGTTTGCTTTCTGTTGCTGAAAAACAGCGGGTAGAAATATTAAAGGTTTTATACAGAGGAGCAAAGGTATTAATTTTAGATGAGCCAACTGCTGTTTTAACTCCTCAAGAATCCAATAAATTGTTTAAGATAATTAATAGTTTAAAAGCAGATGGGCACTCCATTATTTTTATTTCTCATAAACTAGATGAAGTTATAGAGATATGTGACCGCATTACTGTTTTACGCAAAGGCAAGTATATCTGTACCCTTAATAATGAAAACTTGAGTCCACGTGAGTTAACTAATCAAATGGTTGGTAAGGCTGTTGAACTTCAAATTGATAGACCTAAAGTTAAAGGTAAAAATACTATCCTTGAGGTTAAAGATTTAACGGTTTATCGCAAAAATAAGTCTAAAGCCCTTAAGAATTTATTTTTTAAGCTTAAACAAGGTGAAATTTTAGGTGTAGCTGGAGTTGCTGGTAGTGGTCAAAAGGAACTATGCGAAGCAATTGCAGGATTACAGCCCCATCTTGAGGGAGAAATTAAGTTTAAATCTGAAGATATTTGTGGTAAGTCTCCACGAGAAATTATTAATTTAGGGATAAGTATGAGCTTTGTTCCAGAAGATAGATTAGGGATGGGTTTAGTTGCAGGTATGGATATTGTAGATAATGTTTTATTGAAATCCTATTTAAACCAGCCTGGTTTATTTGTTAACAGAAATGAAGCCAAAACAGAGGCTTTGAGACTAATAAAAAAGCTAAATATCGATACGCCATCAGCAACTACTAAAGTAAGCAAGTTATCGGGTGGTAATATTCAAAAAGTTCTTTTAGGTAGAGAGATTGAACTACAACCCGAGCTAATAATTACAGCTTACCCTGCACGCGGGCTAGATATTGGATCAGCCCACAAAATATATGATTTGTTAAACGAGCAAAAAATACGAGGTAACGGTATTATCTTTATCGGTGAAGATTTAGATGTTTTACTACAGCTTGCTGATAAAATCATGGTTTTATGTGATGGAGAGGTTACAGGCATTGTTAATCCCCAAGAGGTTACCCGTGAAGACTTGGGTTATATGATGGCTGGAAAACGCTTAGAGAGAGGTAATGTATCATGA
- a CDS encoding ATP-binding cassette domain-containing protein — MSILFVDNISYRQQGNHLIKDICFNVNKGDFIGIVGPNGGGKTTLVKVLMGLARPTCGSFSYQSDLRVSYVPQKESFIRGFPISVLDTILTGSLPKNIKPHFRYNNEVKDRCFGLMKKLNIIDLKHKNISLLSGGELQKVLIARALISEPNLIMLDEPTANIDCYTENEIFKILRDLNSKMTILAISHNLAKLVEYATSFVVINCELLYFGKDKSVLKQYLTNNFRI; from the coding sequence ATGAGTATTTTATTTGTAGATAATATTAGCTATAGGCAACAAGGCAACCACCTAATTAAAGACATTTGTTTTAATGTTAATAAGGGTGATTTTATAGGCATTGTTGGACCTAATGGTGGAGGGAAAACTACTTTAGTTAAAGTTTTAATGGGTTTAGCAAGACCAACTTGTGGAAGCTTTAGTTACCAAAGTGATTTAAGGGTTTCTTATGTACCCCAAAAGGAAAGCTTTATACGAGGCTTTCCAATTAGTGTTTTAGATACTATTTTAACAGGCTCTTTGCCTAAAAATATTAAACCTCATTTTAGGTATAATAACGAAGTTAAAGATAGGTGTTTTGGCTTAATGAAAAAGTTAAATATTATTGATTTAAAACACAAAAATATTTCGTTGTTATCGGGTGGAGAGTTACAAAAGGTTTTAATTGCAAGGGCCTTAATTAGTGAGCCAAATTTAATTATGTTAGATGAGCCAACAGCTAATATTGATTGTTATACAGAGAATGAAATATTTAAGATTTTACGTGATTTGAATAGTAAAATGACAATTTTAGCTATTAGTCATAATCTTGCTAAGCTAGTTGAATATGCTACTAGTTTTGTAGTTATAAATTGTGAGCTATTGTATTTTGGTAAAGATAAAAGTGTATTAAAGCAGTATTTAACAAATAATTTTAGGATTTAA
- a CDS encoding Crp/Fnr family transcriptional regulator, with product MNLEKYFKLLNNNPLFAVLNEQEQQKLLNVSSRIAIFKKNRIVYMEQKECLSLDLILKGRLVVQDINKNGNVVLIKHINKGETIGANLLFANNNKYPMTFIAKTQTSILQINKNTILDLCHNNSLFLQQFLLLVSEQAIFLATKVKSLNRKSLRRYIVEFLQQEYHNQQSRIIKLPLTKKELAEKFAVQRSSLSRELQKMKKEGLINYDANTITIVNLALNT from the coding sequence ATGAACTTAGAAAAATACTTTAAACTATTAAACAATAACCCCTTATTTGCAGTACTTAATGAACAGGAGCAGCAAAAACTACTTAATGTTAGTAGTAGAATAGCAATCTTTAAGAAAAACAGAATAGTTTATATGGAACAAAAAGAATGTCTTAGCCTAGATTTAATTTTAAAGGGTAGGTTAGTGGTTCAAGATATTAACAAAAACGGCAATGTAGTTTTAATAAAACATATCAATAAAGGTGAAACAATTGGCGCTAATTTGCTGTTTGCTAATAACAATAAATACCCAATGACCTTTATTGCAAAAACACAAACAAGTATTTTGCAAATAAATAAAAATACTATACTAGATTTGTGTCATAATAATAGTTTATTTTTGCAACAATTCCTACTGTTGGTATCTGAACAAGCTATTTTTTTAGCTACCAAAGTTAAATCACTAAACAGAAAGTCTTTACGAAGATATATAGTTGAGTTTTTGCAACAAGAGTACCATAATCAGCAATCTAGAATAATTAAGCTACCACTTACCAAAAAAGAGCTGGCTGAAAAATTTGCGGTACAAAGAAGCTCTTTATCAAGAGAGCTTCAAAAAATGAAAAAAGAAGGACTAATAAACTACGATGCCAATACTATTACAATTGTTAATTTAGCACTAAACACTTAA
- a CDS encoding metal ABC transporter permease, with the protein MSILRQLLGYHFILNAALAAFFASIACGFIGTIIVEKKLVSISGGIAHASFGGIGLGYLLSFEPIYGALIFAILAALGISYVKNKVSAYADTVIGIFWSVGMSLGIIFIALTPGYAPNMSSYLFGNILTVSTVYLRVMALITVVIMLVIILFFNYWQCFLFDEQYCKTLGINVKLLENILMILIALCVVSLVKVVGVVLSLALFTIPPAITRMFTYNLKNIIIGSCIMGLFFTLLGLGWSYVFDIPSGATIVIISAFFYLVSLVFTKTGLTNTNSSS; encoded by the coding sequence ATGAGTATACTTCGGCAGTTATTAGGGTATCATTTTATTTTAAACGCCGCGCTTGCTGCTTTTTTTGCTAGCATAGCCTGTGGTTTTATTGGTACTATTATTGTTGAAAAAAAACTAGTAAGTATTAGTGGAGGTATTGCCCATGCCTCATTTGGAGGAATTGGCTTAGGTTATTTATTAAGTTTTGAGCCAATTTATGGGGCGTTAATCTTTGCGATTTTAGCTGCTTTAGGTATTAGTTATGTAAAAAACAAAGTTTCAGCCTATGCGGATACAGTTATAGGAATCTTTTGGTCTGTTGGTATGTCTTTAGGTATTATTTTTATTGCCCTTACCCCAGGTTATGCCCCCAATATGTCATCTTATTTATTTGGTAATATTCTTACTGTTTCTACCGTTTATTTGCGGGTCATGGCTTTAATAACAGTAGTTATTATGCTTGTAATAATTTTGTTTTTTAATTATTGGCAATGCTTTTTGTTTGATGAACAGTATTGTAAAACTTTAGGAATTAATGTTAAGTTGCTAGAGAATATTTTGATGATACTAATAGCATTATGTGTTGTAAGCCTTGTTAAGGTAGTAGGGGTGGTTCTGTCTTTAGCTCTATTCACTATTCCCCCTGCAATTACTCGAATGTTTACTTACAATCTAAAAAATATTATTATAGGCTCCTGTATTATGGGTTTATTCTTTACGTTATTAGGTCTTGGCTGGTCATATGTTTTTGATATTCCTTCGGGGGCAACTATTGTTATAATCTCGGCTTTCTTTTATTTAGTTAGCTTGGTTTTTACTAAAACAGGCTTAACGAACACAAATAGCTCTAGTTAG
- a CDS encoding GNAT family N-acetyltransferase has protein sequence MEIRFATPKDIDFIKSYDKHMLLTKLPAKVKGKEYLIAMLNDKAVGLLRYNYFWDNTPFINMLYVKKEHRSKGIGKELMGFFEQEMKKESHDIIMTSTLSNENAQHFYRKLGYQDKGCLMLENEALEIIFVKNI, from the coding sequence ATGGAAATTAGGTTTGCTACACCTAAAGATATAGATTTTATTAAATCTTACGATAAACATATGCTATTAACAAAACTGCCTGCTAAAGTAAAGGGCAAGGAGTATTTAATTGCCATGTTAAATGATAAGGCCGTTGGCTTATTGCGCTATAACTATTTTTGGGACAATACTCCTTTTATTAATATGCTTTATGTTAAAAAGGAACACCGCTCTAAGGGTATTGGAAAAGAATTAATGGGTTTCTTTGAGCAGGAGATGAAAAAAGAGAGCCATGATATAATTATGACCTCTACTTTATCAAATGAAAATGCTCAGCATTTTTACCGAAAACTAGGTTACCAAGACAAGGGTTGTTTAATGCTTGAGAATGAGGCATTGGAGATTATTTTTGTTAAAAATATTTAA
- a CDS encoding DUF4153 domain-containing protein: MGSKNSSRRFSFSDFINQSLLKVFNTIKRFPLTAIFLFALASILIYLNEISYLSTIEEPLQRLAGTLVFAVACSLFFSAIREKYGENLTVFATIINYLVQIAFVFLFYQFVYINTEMVAVLTLWLTVAALLIAFVFIPYISKKGIEIYITKLINKAAVSVFFMLCITLGVIAVFAGIKALLINDLNTDLYYYTFIIAAVIFAPLNFLANLPYKAQKYKLKDFNWLLKVAFTYIALPLLSIYTVILYLYFGKVLITTTWPSGIVSYLVVTYAAIGIASIFILSPYKDKNRWVGGFSVIYSKAVFPLLAMMFYAIIVRINQYGFTENRYFVLIIGIWATLVMLYVNFNKGKRNIVFLISLALTLLVCAYGPLSAFNISINSQNKRFNSILNEYNMIQNQTIVASSNVSDNHKREISNILYYFNDNHDFSQLKILPKDFKFKDMETLFGFKEYYNIPHTKSNNFYYNRGDEILDISGYQLLFDFYLDNYSNKDIDGFIVNNEEYNISFNDNMLVISKNNEELISVNLKDYATTLYKKYKLKYKGNFTANQLSFKTENDAIEIKFYFNQFNGYVDEANDIVNFSNAQGKMLIKLK; encoded by the coding sequence ATGGGAAGTAAAAATTCCTCAAGAAGATTTAGCTTTAGTGATTTTATTAACCAAAGCCTTTTGAAAGTCTTTAATACTATTAAGAGGTTTCCATTAACTGCTATATTCTTATTTGCCTTGGCATCAATTTTAATTTATTTAAATGAGATATCTTATTTATCTACAATAGAAGAGCCTTTGCAAAGACTTGCTGGAACATTGGTATTTGCAGTAGCCTGCTCTTTATTTTTCAGTGCAATAAGAGAAAAGTATGGTGAAAATCTAACTGTTTTTGCAACTATTATTAACTATTTAGTGCAAATTGCTTTTGTGTTTTTGTTTTATCAGTTCGTTTATATTAATACAGAAATGGTGGCAGTATTAACCCTGTGGCTTACAGTTGCAGCATTATTAATTGCATTTGTTTTTATTCCCTATATTTCAAAAAAAGGTATCGAGATTTACATTACAAAGTTAATTAACAAAGCCGCAGTGAGTGTATTTTTTATGTTGTGTATTACCTTAGGTGTCATTGCTGTTTTTGCTGGCATAAAAGCATTGTTAATAAATGATTTAAATACAGACTTATATTACTATACCTTTATTATCGCTGCCGTAATATTTGCTCCCCTAAACTTTTTAGCTAATCTGCCTTACAAGGCCCAAAAGTACAAGTTGAAGGATTTTAATTGGTTATTAAAGGTAGCTTTTACGTATATAGCTCTACCTTTACTATCTATTTATACTGTAATTCTTTATTTATACTTTGGAAAAGTCTTAATTACAACTACGTGGCCTAGCGGAATTGTATCTTATTTAGTTGTAACATATGCCGCAATTGGCATTGCCTCTATTTTTATTTTATCGCCTTACAAAGATAAAAATAGATGGGTTGGGGGTTTTTCAGTTATCTATAGCAAAGCAGTTTTTCCTTTATTGGCAATGATGTTTTATGCCATTATTGTTAGAATTAATCAATATGGATTCACTGAAAATAGGTACTTTGTTTTAATTATAGGCATTTGGGCTACCTTAGTGATGCTGTATGTTAATTTTAATAAAGGTAAACGTAATATTGTTTTTTTAATAAGTTTAGCTTTAACTTTGTTAGTATGTGCTTACGGCCCCTTAAGTGCCTTTAATATTTCTATTAATAGCCAAAATAAGCGTTTTAATAGTATCTTAAATGAGTACAATATGATTCAAAATCAAACTATTGTGGCAAGTAGTAACGTTTCGGATAACCATAAACGAGAAATAAGTAATATTTTGTACTACTTTAATGATAATCATGATTTTTCACAGCTAAAGATACTGCCTAAGGACTTTAAGTTTAAAGACATGGAAACTCTATTTGGATTTAAAGAATATTACAATATTCCTCATACTAAATCTAATAATTTTTATTATAACCGTGGTGATGAAATTCTTGATATAAGCGGCTATCAACTTTTATTCGACTTTTATCTTGATAATTATAGTAATAAAGATATCGATGGTTTTATAGTCAATAACGAAGAATATAACATAAGCTTTAATGACAATATGCTGGTAATAAGTAAAAACAATGAAGAGTTAATCTCAGTGAATCTTAAGGACTATGCAACTACCCTATATAAAAAATATAAGTTAAAATACAAAGGTAACTTTACAGCTAATCAACTTAGCTTTAAAACCGAAAATGATGCCATCGAGATTAAATTTTATTTTAATCAGTTTAATGGTTACGTAGATGAAGCCAATGATATTGTTAATTTTAGTAATGCCCAAGGAAAAATGTTAATAAAACTTAAGTAA
- a CDS encoding permease: protein MIVSVVKKNKLFTFVLLLYIVAAFLTPNKAIDSLYNSVYYIKEMALIMPIILIITTLIETWIPKKVITKNLGKQSGLKGILFSFVLGSISAGPIYAAFPICKMLFSKGASVYNIVIILSSWAVIKIPMLINEFKFLGLNFMITRWILTVIAILMIAYLISKTVKPVDIKTSSKAKKPIIATQYCIKCGVCVKNYPNIFKINNNKVCINKDLDISKYKAELKDAADKCPVKAISDKL, encoded by the coding sequence ATGATAGTAAGTGTTGTTAAAAAAAATAAGTTATTTACATTTGTATTGTTACTATATATTGTTGCTGCTTTTTTAACTCCCAATAAGGCCATAGACTCGCTTTATAATAGTGTTTATTATATAAAAGAAATGGCTTTAATAATGCCTATAATTTTAATTATTACTACCTTAATTGAAACTTGGATACCCAAAAAAGTAATTACTAAAAATTTAGGTAAACAATCAGGTCTAAAAGGTATTCTGTTCTCATTTGTTTTGGGTAGTATTTCAGCTGGACCAATTTATGCCGCCTTTCCTATCTGTAAAATGCTTTTTTCTAAAGGAGCTAGTGTTTATAATATTGTTATTATTTTAAGTTCATGGGCTGTAATTAAAATTCCTATGTTAATAAATGAGTTTAAGTTTTTAGGCCTAAATTTTATGATTACCAGATGGATTTTAACAGTAATAGCTATTTTAATGATTGCTTACCTAATTAGTAAAACTGTTAAGCCCGTAGATATTAAGACTAGTAGTAAAGCTAAAAAACCAATTATAGCTACTCAATACTGTATTAAGTGTGGCGTTTGTGTTAAAAACTATCCAAATATTTTTAAAATTAACAATAATAAAGTTTGCATTAATAAGGATTTAGATATTAGCAAATATAAAGCAGAACTTAAAGATGCAGCTGATAAATGTCCAGTAAAAGCAATATCGGATAAACTGTAA
- a CDS encoding BMP family ABC transporter substrate-binding protein gives MKNFRFASVLVLTLLVLLSACSQQSTGQDPATKVGFIYIGNIGTEGFTFSHDQARLYLEQELGIETMYQESVAENADVEAVIANMVDQGCNVIFGTSFGFGKYMLNVVDQYPNVKFLHCSGATDAANMNTYFGRMYEPRFLSGLVAGLKTKTNEIGYVAAYEIPEVIRGVNAFTLGVQTANPDAKVNVVWTHTWYDPAKEKDAALSLIDSGCDVIAQHQDTAAPQQAAEERGVAAVGYHSITEENAPNAYMTAPIWDWKAYYKSEVEKVMAGTWEPVNVWLGMKDGLVLLAPLTDNAPEGAKELIEDYQAKIIAGEFKVFDGVITKQDGTTVGEAGKTLSDNELLNMNYFINGINGEIITD, from the coding sequence ATGAAAAATTTTAGGTTTGCAAGTGTGTTAGTTCTAACTTTGTTAGTTCTTTTATCTGCATGTTCACAGCAGAGCACAGGACAAGATCCGGCAACAAAAGTTGGTTTTATTTATATTGGTAATATTGGAACTGAAGGATTTACTTTTTCACATGATCAAGCGCGTTTATATTTAGAGCAAGAGCTTGGCATAGAAACAATGTACCAAGAGTCTGTAGCAGAAAATGCAGATGTTGAAGCTGTTATAGCTAATATGGTTGATCAAGGATGTAATGTTATATTTGGTACTTCGTTTGGTTTTGGTAAGTACATGTTAAATGTTGTGGATCAATATCCTAACGTAAAGTTTTTACACTGCTCAGGTGCAACAGATGCTGCAAACATGAATACTTATTTTGGTAGAATGTATGAGCCTCGTTTTTTATCTGGTTTAGTTGCTGGTTTAAAAACAAAAACAAACGAAATTGGTTATGTAGCTGCTTATGAAATTCCAGAAGTGATTCGTGGAGTTAACGCCTTTACATTAGGTGTTCAAACTGCTAATCCAGACGCTAAAGTTAATGTAGTATGGACTCATACATGGTATGATCCTGCTAAAGAAAAAGATGCGGCTCTTTCTTTAATAGATAGTGGTTGTGATGTAATAGCTCAGCACCAAGATACAGCTGCTCCACAACAAGCTGCCGAAGAGCGTGGTGTTGCCGCTGTTGGTTACCACTCAATAACTGAAGAAAACGCCCCAAATGCTTATATGACTGCTCCTATTTGGGATTGGAAAGCTTATTATAAGAGCGAAGTTGAAAAAGTTATGGCAGGAACTTGGGAACCAGTTAATGTTTGGTTAGGCATGAAAGATGGTTTAGTGTTATTAGCTCCATTAACTGACAACGCTCCTGAAGGGGCTAAAGAGTTAATTGAAGATTATCAAGCTAAAATTATAGCTGGTGAGTTTAAGGTTTTTGATGGTGTAATCACCAAACAAGATGGAACTACAGTTGGTGAAGCTGGTAAAACTTTAAGTGACAATGAATTATTAAATATGAATTATTTTATTAACGGTATTAACGGTGAAATTATAACTGATTAA
- a CDS encoding GNAT family N-acetyltransferase yields the protein MTINVRPYNREQDYDKINIFLQNSYGELGKPYENWLQPRWEYMHYHPYTNANDFHKIGVWEHNKQIVAVANYEHKPGRCYFQVDPKHSYLKDEMITYAENFLTGSENNRKFLKFYPASFDYKYLELLTKRGYKPVEIDKKWCEVTQYDLLKPVPQVKLPNGFKLQSLATENDIYKVDRALWRGFNHEGEPNPADISGRKYLQSAPNFKMALNIVVVAPNGNYVSYSGIWYDSVNEISYVEPVATDPDYRKMGLGKAAVLECLRRTKAMGAKYAIVESGQEFYHAIGFKNLFYKCPWVKYFS from the coding sequence ATGACTATAAATGTAAGACCCTATAACAGAGAGCAAGACTATGACAAAATAAATATATTTTTGCAAAATAGTTACGGTGAATTAGGTAAACCTTATGAAAACTGGTTACAGCCTCGTTGGGAATACATGCACTATCACCCCTATACTAATGCTAATGACTTTCATAAAATAGGTGTTTGGGAGCACAACAAACAGATAGTTGCTGTAGCAAATTATGAGCATAAACCAGGCCGCTGTTATTTTCAGGTTGACCCTAAGCATAGCTATTTAAAAGATGAAATGATAACATATGCTGAGAATTTTTTAACAGGCTCCGAGAATAACCGAAAATTTTTAAAGTTCTACCCTGCTAGTTTTGATTACAAATATCTAGAGTTGTTGACTAAAAGAGGATATAAGCCAGTGGAGATTGACAAAAAGTGGTGTGAAGTCACCCAGTATGATTTATTAAAACCAGTACCACAGGTTAAGCTACCAAATGGCTTTAAGTTACAGAGCTTGGCAACTGAAAATGATATTTATAAAGTTGATAGAGCACTATGGCGAGGCTTTAACCATGAAGGAGAACCTAATCCTGCAGATATTAGTGGTAGAAAGTATCTGCAAAGCGCTCCAAATTTTAAGATGGCCTTAAATATTGTGGTAGTTGCTCCTAACGGCAATTATGTTTCTTATAGTGGCATTTGGTATGATTCTGTAAACGAAATTTCTTATGTAGAACCAGTAGCTACCGATCCGGACTACCGCAAAATGGGTTTAGGAAAAGCGGCAGTTTTAGAGTGTTTAAGGAGAACAAAAGCTATGGGGGCCAAATACGCTATAGTGGAATCGGGCCAAGAGTTTTATCATGCTATAGGGTTTAAAAATTTGTTTTACAAATGCCCGTGGGTTAAGTATTTTTCATAA
- a CDS encoding permease has product MDIFTIILWILAIVALVMSLLKNKAKTFKSLTMAKGMMKNMFSSIFAILLFIGLLLSFVPPSAIQVIFNKTNVVFSTIIAAFVGGITLIPAFVAFPLVNSFTSVGVSIVPATAFLTTLTMVGFVTFPLEKKEFGIKFALMRNIYSFVFAIIIALIMGVILR; this is encoded by the coding sequence ATGGATATTTTCACAATAATTTTGTGGATATTAGCTATTGTAGCTTTAGTTATGTCTTTATTGAAAAATAAAGCCAAAACTTTTAAGTCTTTAACTATGGCTAAAGGCATGATGAAAAATATGTTTAGCAGTATTTTTGCTATACTTTTGTTTATTGGCTTGTTGCTTAGTTTTGTTCCTCCATCAGCTATTCAAGTTATATTTAATAAAACAAACGTAGTGTTTTCAACAATAATTGCTGCCTTTGTTGGTGGCATAACTTTAATACCTGCCTTTGTAGCTTTTCCATTAGTGAACTCTTTTACAAGCGTAGGAGTAAGTATTGTACCAGCAACTGCTTTTTTAACAACTCTTACAATGGTTGGTTTTGTTACTTTTCCACTAGAAAAAAAGGAATTTGGTATTAAGTTTGCTTTAATGAGAAATATATATAGCTTTGTATTTGCAATTATCATAGCATTAATCATGGGGGTAATTTTAAGATGA
- a CDS encoding zinc ABC transporter substrate-binding protein — MNKKLLVVFLILIAVSFVSFKLSGRDYATLTNSGKPTVTVSIAPQRTFVKAVAGDLVEVVTVIPTGFSPANYEPSPKDAMSLSKTAIYFTIGVQSERDYILPTLKSFNKSLKVVELHKKVEEIYLPLYLGDKKDESSRDPHIWLSPLRVKVMVQVICNELCELDPKNEETYKKNTQDYLEALQLLHKSILNSLSNTTKRSFIVYHPAYGYFANDYNLLMTAVESDGKEATAKRIKEVVDFAKQEDIRFIFYQDEFDDNQANIIATEINGTVIKTSPLASNYVENMQLIAENIANALK; from the coding sequence ATGAATAAAAAATTGTTAGTAGTATTCTTAATATTAATAGCAGTTTCTTTTGTTAGTTTTAAGTTATCTGGTAGAGACTATGCTACTTTAACTAATAGTGGTAAACCTACTGTTACTGTATCTATTGCCCCTCAGCGTACTTTTGTTAAGGCTGTCGCAGGGGATTTAGTAGAGGTTGTAACAGTTATTCCTACTGGCTTTAGTCCTGCCAATTATGAGCCTAGCCCCAAAGATGCTATGTCATTAAGTAAAACAGCTATTTATTTTACTATTGGAGTACAGTCTGAGAGAGATTATATTTTACCAACCCTTAAGTCTTTTAATAAGTCATTAAAGGTTGTTGAACTACACAAAAAGGTGGAAGAAATTTATTTACCCCTATATTTAGGTGATAAAAAAGATGAATCCAGTCGAGATCCTCATATTTGGTTGTCTCCTTTAAGGGTTAAAGTGATGGTACAAGTAATTTGTAATGAGTTATGTGAACTAGACCCTAAAAATGAAGAAACCTACAAAAAAAACACTCAGGATTATTTAGAGGCTTTGCAGCTTTTACATAAATCTATACTTAACAGCTTAAGCAATACCACTAAACGTTCTTTTATTGTGTACCACCCTGCTTATGGTTATTTTGCAAATGACTATAATTTGTTGATGACAGCTGTTGAGAGTGATGGAAAAGAAGCAACTGCTAAAAGAATTAAAGAGGTTGTTGATTTTGCCAAACAGGAGGATATTAGGTTTATTTTTTACCAAGATGAGTTTGATGATAATCAGGCAAATATTATTGCCACAGAAATTAATGGCACAGTTATTAAAACTTCTCCTCTCGCCTCTAATTATGTTGAGAATATGCAATTAATAGCTGAAAATATTGCTAATGCCTTAAAATAG